In Trichoderma asperellum chromosome 1, complete sequence, a single window of DNA contains:
- a CDS encoding uncharacterized protein (TransMembrane:1 (o388-406i)~EggNog:ENOG41): protein MNGYYSASMAMDASQEQKFFKAEDNGSLDDSLLDQSGIDSGLDLSPPMDSRRESFGIGGPLFSPKTEDWQSVDMQSLPSNNPFYEPHSTNPYMRFDQPSANPFISSGNPWAMNGGSGAATPFQRFGGMATDFDANTSIFQQPIHAPTPFPNSGNMFANLADGQAMQDGQAAAKKMQDGSPAIRSHNDLRRGDGIRKKNARFEIPAERNLSNIDQLIAQSTDEQEIKELKQQKRLLRNRQAALDSRQRKKQHTERLEDEKKHFTVVITDMEEELATLKAKVEQLTLEKQQCVEYIETLAFEKDEMIRTHTIETGELRKKVGILTDHVQRLESSIPPNAAANDFSGSYDDMDMAGAWDNGFLNDFTDEVKPPMAMAKKDNNPFNSDSEKTSSQGGLLFMLFLVGAFVLSSRSMPSIPRVSEDVRVASANLLDNVFKDAGVSASPSMHAIAPQPSAATWGQPVSASVMAGMAADGVVAPSMLVELGDSLMQPSQEQTNEQIFSLSAAQYNGVSDHDFLRPGRMPSKTRKNLAQALAELRDNAKQLGAAEVYTRTLLWDQIPNDVVRNFARMVVECNSAQNGQQCNEARS, encoded by the exons ATGAACGGCTACTATTCAGCATCTATGGCTATGGATGCGAGCCAAGAGCAGAAGTTCTTCAAGGCAGAGGACAACGGCAGCTTAGACGACAGCCTTCTTGACCAGAGCGGCATTGATTCAGGACTGGATCTTTCTCCTCCCATGGACAGCAGGCGAGAGTCTTTCGGCATCGGAgggcctctcttctctcccaagACCGAAGATTGGCAATCTGTCGATATGCAGTCGCTGCCCTCCAACAACCCCTTCTACGAACCTCACAGCACCAACCCCTACATGCGCTTCGACCAGCCCTCAGCCAACCCATTCATCTCATCAGGCAATCCCTGGGCCATGAACGGAGGCTCAGGCGCGGCCACACCTTTCCAGCGCTTCGGTGGCATGGCGACTGATTTTGACGCCAACACTTCCATCTTCCAGCAGCCTATCCACGCTCCCACTCCGTTCCCCAACTCGGGCAACATGTTCGCCAACTTGGCTGATGGCCAGGCTATGCAAGATGGCCAGGCcgctgccaagaagatgcAAGATGGCAGCCCTGCTATTCGGTCGCACAATGATCTGCGACGCGGCGATGGCATCCGGAAGAAGAATGCTCGTTTCGAGATCCCCGCGGAGCGAAACTTGAGCAACATCGACCAGTTGATTGCCCAGTCTACGGATGAGCAGGAGATCAAGGAGCTTAAGCAACAGAAGCGACTGCTGCGAAATCGCCAAGCTGC TCTCGACTCTCGACAGCGCAAGAAGCAGCACACTGAGCGCCTGGAGGATGAGAAAAAGCATTTCACCGTTGTCATCACTGacatggaggaggagcttgccacgctcaaggccaaggttgAGCAGCTCACtctcgagaagcagcagtgCGTCGAGTACATCGAGACCCTCGCGTTTGAGAAGGACGAGATGATCCGCACTCACACTATCGAGACTGGTGAGCTGAGGAAAAAGGTTGGTATCCTGACTGACCACGTCCAGCGcctggagagcagcatcCCCCCTAACGCTGCTGCTAATGACTTCTCCGGCTCTTACGACGACATGGACATGGCCGGCGCCTGGGATAATGGCTTCCTCAACGACTTTACTGATGAGGTTAAGCCGCCCATGGctatggccaagaaggacaACAACCCCTTCAACTCTGACAGCGAGAAGACCTCGTCCCAAGGAGGCTTGCTATTCATGCTCTTCCTTGTTGGCGCTTTTGTCTTGTCGAGCCGCTCGATGCCCTCCATCCCTCGCGTGTCTGAGGATGTCCGAGTTGCATCAGCGAATCTCCTCGACAACGTCTTCAAGGATGCCGGCGTCAGCGCCTCTCCCAGCATGCATGCCATTGCTCCCCAGCCTTCCGCTGCCACTTGGGGCCAGCCCGTTAGCGCTAGTGTGATGGCCGGCATGGCTGCTGATGGTGTTGTCGCACCGTCCATGCTTGTTGAGCTCGGCGATAGCCTTATGCAGCCCTCACAAGAGCAAACGAACGAGCAgatcttctccctctctgctGCTCAGTATAACGGTGTTAGTGACCATGACTTTCTCCGCCCTGGCAGAATGCCCAGCAAGACTCGCAAGAACCTGGCCCAGGCTCTTGCTGAGCTGCGGGATAATGCTAAGCAGCTGGGTGCCGCTGAGGTATATACTCGCACTCTCCTTTGGGACCAGATCCCCAACGACGTCGTCCGAAACTTTGCCAGAATGGTTGTAGAATGCAACAGTGCTCAGAATGGACAGCAATGCAATGAGGCAAGATCATGA
- a CDS encoding uncharacterized protein (SECRETED:SignalP(1-22)), with product MMTSAHDALILLILQEVAVVRSTKYHYRQRPAVLCTLYYALQLRYGVTPTCEQDYQYISI from the exons ATGATGACGAGCGCCCACGACGCACTAATACTGCTCATACTACAagaagtagcagtagtacggagtacgaAGTACCACTATCGACAACGACCGgctgtactctgtactctGTACTACGCACTCCAACTGCGGTATGGAGTAACACCTACATGCGAGCAAG ACTATCAGTATATCAGCATTTAA